The Pseudodesulfovibrio sp. zrk46 genome contains a region encoding:
- a CDS encoding DUF134 domain-containing protein has protein sequence MGRRKKKRFVEGMPEAVFFKPQGVPMRALSRQAISIEGFEAIRLVDGEGLMQQEAADKMGVSRPTLSRILAEARKGVALALTNGWAIELEGGDYHIAENEPKWECPKIQGEEAMPGFDGTGPRAGARGQGRGQGRGQGMGQGRGNGNGQGRGQGMGRQTGAGMGQCARQGQRPATASQATPMDSAAIKKIAITSQGPTLQDEVDPRFGRAAGFVIVDLESMHTEYVDNGGSQVMNQGAGIQAAENVANAGAQAVLSGYVGPKAFTALSAAGIQVGQDVDGMTVGQAVDKFKAGEISVASQANAEQGSNK, from the coding sequence ATGGGCCGAAGAAAGAAAAAACGATTTGTCGAGGGGATGCCGGAGGCTGTTTTTTTCAAGCCCCAAGGGGTTCCCATGCGCGCCCTTTCTCGCCAGGCGATCTCCATAGAGGGATTCGAAGCCATACGATTGGTGGACGGAGAAGGGCTCATGCAGCAGGAGGCTGCGGACAAGATGGGAGTCTCCCGCCCCACCCTGAGCCGCATCCTCGCCGAAGCCCGCAAGGGTGTTGCGCTGGCCCTGACCAATGGCTGGGCCATTGAACTGGAAGGCGGCGACTACCATATCGCCGAAAACGAACCAAAGTGGGAGTGCCCAAAAATACAAGGAGAAGAGGCTATGCCCGGATTTGACGGAACAGGCCCCCGCGCAGGAGCGCGCGGTCAGGGACGAGGTCAAGGCCGTGGCCAAGGAATGGGCCAGGGTCGAGGTAATGGCAATGGTCAAGGTCGAGGTCAGGGAATGGGCCGACAGACAGGCGCAGGCATGGGCCAGTGCGCGAGACAGGGCCAACGTCCTGCAACCGCTTCCCAAGCCACCCCGATGGACTCAGCTGCAATTAAGAAGATCGCCATCACCAGTCAGGGCCCGACCCTGCAGGACGAGGTAGATCCACGATTCGGCCGTGCGGCAGGATTTGTGATTGTTGACCTTGAATCCATGCACACAGAATACGTGGATAACGGCGGCTCTCAGGTCATGAATCAGGGTGCAGGCATCCAGGCTGCGGAAAACGTAGCCAACGCCGGAGCACAGGCTGTCCTGAGCGGCTACGTCGGTCCCAAAGCCTTCACCGCGCTGAGTGCTGCCGGTATTCAGGTTGGTCAGGATGTAGACGGCATGACCGTTGGCCAAGCCGTTGACAAGTTCAAGGCCGGTGAAATCTCAGTTGCCAGCCAAGCTAACGCTGAACAAGGTTCCAACAAGTGA
- a CDS encoding ATP-binding protein, whose translation MIYAIASGKGGTGKTTVTASLASIWETPLTAVDLDVEEPNLHLFLKPEEMITGKAHIEVPDADEDKCTGCRACSELCQFKAITVMGDTLLTFPEMCHGCGGCIAICPEKALTPGKRELGEIVTGKSHGNEFIMGRLRIGEAMSPPLMKQILNDLPINSQGDVLIDAPPGVSCPAITAVMRADCIVLVTEPTPFGLHDFRLAWEAFSPIGKPMGAVINRAGVGNNDVYDFCREKDIPIWAEIPFDRSVAEAYSNGYVPVKAIPTLKPTFESLKNSMQKAVNEVSHA comes from the coding sequence GTGATTTACGCCATAGCCAGCGGCAAAGGCGGTACCGGAAAAACAACAGTTACCGCCTCCCTTGCCTCCATTTGGGAAACGCCGCTCACCGCCGTGGACCTCGATGTGGAAGAACCTAACCTTCATCTCTTCCTCAAACCGGAAGAAATGATCACAGGTAAAGCTCATATCGAGGTCCCGGATGCGGATGAGGATAAATGCACGGGTTGCCGCGCCTGCTCCGAACTCTGCCAGTTCAAAGCCATCACGGTAATGGGCGACACCCTGCTCACCTTCCCTGAGATGTGCCACGGATGCGGTGGATGCATCGCCATCTGCCCGGAAAAGGCCCTTACTCCCGGCAAACGGGAGCTGGGCGAAATCGTCACCGGCAAGTCTCATGGCAATGAGTTCATCATGGGCCGACTGCGCATCGGTGAGGCCATGAGCCCTCCGCTCATGAAGCAGATCCTTAATGACCTGCCTATAAATAGCCAGGGAGATGTTCTCATCGACGCTCCTCCCGGCGTAAGCTGCCCAGCTATCACTGCCGTCATGAGAGCCGATTGCATCGTTCTTGTCACTGAGCCTACCCCCTTCGGCTTGCACGACTTCCGCCTCGCTTGGGAAGCATTCTCTCCCATAGGAAAACCCATGGGCGCAGTCATCAATCGTGCCGGAGTGGGGAACAACGACGTCTATGACTTCTGTCGAGAGAAGGACATCCCAATCTGGGCGGAGATTCCCTTCGACCGTTCCGTGGCAGAAGCGTATTCCAACGGCTACGTCCCAGTGAAGGCAATTCCGACATTGAAGCCGACGTTCGAATCCTTGAAGAACAGCATGCAAAAGGCTGTGAACGAGGTGTCTCATGCATGA